The genomic window GAGGCGGGACCCGAGAGGCCCGGCCGGGGCGTGCGGCGGGCCGACCCGTCGGCCAACTGAGGCGCCCCCGCCTCGTGCGGCGGGGGAATCACCGATGTGCGGCGGGCCGCGTGCTCGCCGCCCACGACACCGACACCACGGAGACCACGATGATCCCCAGAGGACTGAGGAGATGCCTCGTCGACCCGGTGCGCGCCGTGCGGGCCGTCATCGTCGCGTGCCTGGCGCTCATGCCCGGCTGCGACGAGGCCCCGCGCTGGAAGGGCGTCGGCACGGACGCTAAGGGCGACGATGGTGCGACGCATCGCGATGCGCGCGCCGGGGGCGAGGCCGATGAGCCCGCCCCGTGAGCCCGCGCCGGCCGCGCCGGGCCGGCTGCCCTGGCTCGTCGCCATCCTGCTCTCGTGCCTGGCGCTGGCCCGGTACCTCCCCCGCGTGACATACCTCGCGGCGACCTCCGCCGCCGGGCTGCTCGGCGACACGCCGCCGTCGATCGCGCCGTCTGGCCCCACCGTCGTCCAGCTCGAGCGGCTCCGCCACCTGGTCTCGCGGCGGGTGCACGTGGCCGACGTGCTGGTCGGCGAGTCGCGCTGGCTGGAGGGCTCGTGGCTGGTCGTCGGCGACGCCCTGATCGGCGTCGACGCCTCGCGTGCCGAGGTCGTCGGCCGCGACGAGCTGTCCCGGACCGCGACGATCGTGCTGCCCCGTCCGGCCGTGATCTCGGCCCGCGTCGACCACGAGCGGACGCGTCGCTGGGACGTGCGCTCGCGGGGCTGGATCCCGCTGGCCGGCGCCCTGCTCGGGGACCGCGGGGCCATGGAGGGCCGGGCGATGCTGGAGGCCCAGCGGCTCGTCGAGCGGGCCGCCTCGTCCGACGACTTCGCCACCTCGGCCAGGGAAGGCGTCGAGGGACTGCTGCAGGAGTTCTACCGCGGCGTCGGATGGCGCGTCGCGGTGCGGTGGAAGGAGTAGCCACGCCGCGGGGCGGGCGTGCGGGATCGTCCCGCGCCCTCGCCCATGCGGCCCCGTCGACCTCCGCGAAGCGACACCCATGACCACGATGGCGG from Aquisphaera giovannonii includes these protein-coding regions:
- a CDS encoding DUF4230 domain-containing protein, coding for MSPPREPAPAAPGRLPWLVAILLSCLALARYLPRVTYLAATSAAGLLGDTPPSIAPSGPTVVQLERLRHLVSRRVHVADVLVGESRWLEGSWLVVGDALIGVDASRAEVVGRDELSRTATIVLPRPAVISARVDHERTRRWDVRSRGWIPLAGALLGDRGAMEGRAMLEAQRLVERAASSDDFATSAREGVEGLLQEFYRGVGWRVAVRWKE